A genome region from Alkalimarinus coralli includes the following:
- a CDS encoding NAD(+) kinase: MDHFRNIGLIGRMGSVKVVETLRNLKKYLLNEGYHMIVEENTSTLLPGHGLQVSSVKMMGEVCDLVIVVGGDGSLLGAARELAKSNVPLLGVNRGRLGFLTDISPKELEEKVGEVLSGEYIEERRFLLEVTVKRNGEPVAYGAGLNDIVLHPGKSTRMIGFDLFIEGQFVYSQRSDGLIVSTPTGSTAYALSAGGPLLHPKLDAIALVPMFPHTLSSRPIVVDGNSEIKIIIGEANEIYPQVSCDGQNDIPVAPGDTVNIYKRPYKVRLIHPTSHNFYETCREKLGWAHNLGTS; this comes from the coding sequence ATGGACCACTTTCGTAATATTGGGCTGATCGGCCGAATGGGAAGCGTAAAGGTTGTTGAAACGCTTCGAAATCTCAAAAAATATCTCCTCAATGAAGGCTACCACATGATTGTTGAGGAAAATACGTCCACCCTGTTGCCCGGGCATGGATTGCAGGTCAGCAGCGTAAAGATGATGGGGGAGGTGTGTGATCTTGTTATTGTTGTTGGTGGTGATGGTAGTTTGTTGGGGGCTGCAAGGGAGCTTGCAAAGTCGAATGTGCCGCTTTTAGGGGTAAATAGAGGGCGGTTGGGGTTTTTGACTGACATTTCACCGAAAGAATTAGAAGAGAAAGTGGGTGAGGTTTTAAGTGGAGAATATATTGAAGAGCGCCGATTCCTGCTTGAAGTGACTGTAAAGCGCAATGGAGAGCCTGTTGCTTATGGAGCTGGCCTTAATGACATCGTGCTTCACCCAGGTAAATCGACGCGAATGATTGGCTTTGACTTGTTCATTGAAGGCCAGTTTGTATACAGTCAGCGATCTGATGGCTTGATCGTGTCAACGCCAACAGGATCAACCGCATACGCATTATCTGCCGGGGGGCCTTTATTGCACCCCAAGCTTGATGCGATCGCTCTGGTACCTATGTTCCCACACACACTTAGCAGCCGACCTATTGTCGTAGATGGGAATAGTGAAATTAAAATTATTATCGGCGAAGCCAACGAGATTTACCCTCAAGTAAGTTGTGATGGGCAAAACGATATCCCCGTTGCTCCAGGCGATACAGTCAATATTTATAAACGGCCCTATAAGGTCAGGTTAATACATCCGACAAGCCATAACTTTTATGAGACATGTCGGGAGAAGCTCGGTTGGGCTCATAATCTGGGTACTAGCTAA